The genomic stretch CGATCTCGTGGATCGGCAACTTCCGTCGACTTGTCGTGCGGTACGAACATCATTCGTGGATTTACCAGGCCTTCATGCACGTAGCGTGCGGGCTCATTTGTTTACGTAGGTTTTGAAACAGCTTCTAAGTTAAAGAGCTGCGAATTAGTCGTTTCACGATCAATCGGCGCGAACTCGATAAGCAATTCGCTCTGCTCATCAACGATTCTCGTACCAATTCCAGGCTAACGAGCGTCGAGAGTTGACTTCGTTCGAGCTTCGAAACGAAATTCGATGTTAGCACGCAGACTCTGGAGCTGATAATTCTTTTTCGTAGTCCCTCCAAAACGCCTCGCCCATCAAGATCGTTCCCAATCGTATTCCGTACGCCACGTGCATTTTGATTGCTTGTTGAAAGCGACCTTTCCGACGGTCTTTCTACTTGTTTGTGACATCTAAAGTGCGATATCGTGGGGGCATCCCGCCAGCGCTCATAAATTCGCAGGGAGCTGTCTGCTCTAACCAAATTACGCGAATCCTTGAATCCGCTTCGACACCTACCAAACACAGCTTCTTACCTGATTTACCAGGTAAACGCCTTCAAACTCGAGGAAATCGTAACATGACGTGGCCTGACTATGCGGTGTTGTTGGGGTACTTCGTGGTGATGATTGTGATTGGCATCATTTCGGCACGGAGCATCAAGGGACAAGAAGACTACTTCATGGGGGGGAGGGGTTTCGGCAAGATCCTACAGACATTTGCTGCATTTGGCGCCGGCACAGGTTCCAGCGACCCAGTCAATACCGGCCGCACCACGTTCACCTCTGGGCTAAGTGGAATGTGGAGCGTTATGTACTGGCTTTTCGTGACTCCATTTTATTGGATCACAAGCGTATGGTATCGGCGAATGCGGCACCTGACGCTGGGGGACTGGTTCGTTGAGCGATATGAATCCAAAGCCCTGGGAGCAGCGTACTGTGTGTTCGGACTTCTTTTCTTCATGGTCTATGGGTCGATGCTGTTTTCCGCCATTGGCAAAGTGGCAGCACCATTGGCGAATATCAATGCGATTGCAGTCGGCGAAACGGAGATCCCCATCGAGTACATCCTAGTTCCAATCATCGGTGTCGTCGTGCTGGCGTATGGAGTTTTGGGCGGCTTGCGGGCGGCCTACTATACGGATCTGATTCAGGGCATCTGCATCATCCTACTCTCGATAATGCTGATACCTTTTGGTTTGCATGCTCTAGTGGAGCAATTCGGTGATCCCAGCCAAGATAACTTATTGGCTGGCTTTCGTATTTTGCACGAGCAGCTGCCCAAAGAGCACTTCGACCTGGTCGGGTCATCATCCATGAGCGAGTTCCCCTGGTACCGCGTTGTCGCCATCGTGCTGATCAACTTGATGGGTATCGTCGTTCAACCACACTTTATCGCAACAGGGGGCGGTTCGGCTAAAAGCGAGTGGGATGCCCGAGTAGGCCTCGTCGTTGGCAATTTCCTGAAACGCTTCTGTACAGTGGGATGGATGCTTACCGCACTTATTGCGTTGGCGCTCTTTGCAGGCCACCCAGAGCTGGCCGGCGATCCCGACAAGACCTGGGGAATCGCATCGCGGGAACTGCTTTCCCCTGGCTTAACCGGATTAATGGTCGCCTGTCTATTGGCGGCTTTGATGAGCAGCATCGACGCCTACATGATAGTCGGTTCCGGACTTGTCGTGCGAAACCTTTATGCAGCCTACGTCAACGAGGACGCCACAGAGCAAGAATGCGTTCGTGTAGGCCGACTAACCGGAAGCGTCATCGTTGCTGGTGCAGTGCTGATTTCGCTACTAATGATGGACGTGTTCGAGCAATTGCAATTAACCTGGGTCCTTGCTGTTCTTTTCGCAGCCCCTTTCTGGGTCGGTATGTACTGGCGGCGTGCGACAACTTCCGCCGCTTGGATCACTTTGGCTTACTGCGCTATCGTATTCTTTATTGCCCCTAACTTGTTGCCGTTGGTACCAGGAGTTCGAACGGCAGCTTCCTACACCGTTACGAATGATATCTTGGAGACAACAACCACTCGGCCAGCAGCTCCCTCCGATGTCGCCCGCCGCAATTTGGATATCGAGTTATGGCGTGATCAACACCAGCAAGTGAAACAACAGTTGGCAATCGCTAAGGGGGAGAATGATGCCGCCAAGATCGCCCGACTCGAGCAGCAGGAAGAGCTTCTTGAATCAGAAGGACCTCAAGAATTGGCCGTCGGTGATCAGATGACCGAAGTCACGCGAACAGGCGGACAACCAATTTTTTGGAGCGGTCGTGTCTCCCCCATTGACGAAAATGGCGATCCAATTGAAGACATTCAGCTAACCTTGGTGAAAGAGCAACGCTTGGATGAGAATTCAACGCAAAAGATAATGCGTTACCCGGAGGACATCAGACTTCTCGCTTCAGGCAATTTCAAACTTGACCTTCTGCTTTTTCAATGGCTTGGCGTTGACCTCCGGTCGAAGAGCAATGCGGCCATCGACACGTTAAGTTTGCTACCCAAGATGGCCGCTCCCCTGCTGGTAATGATTCTCTTCAGCCTGTTTACCAGGCGAAATACCAAGACTGGGCTTGATCGATATTACGCCAAGATGAACACACCGGTCGATCCAGATCACGAGCGAGACCAAAAGAATCTAGCGGCAGCAATGAAGGATCCTTCAGCAATCGAACGTCACAAGATAATTCCCGGCAGCGACTTGGAATTCTACTGGCCGTCGAGGTTAGACCTTGTGGGATTTATCATCTGCGTCGCCGTTTGCTGCGGGATTATTGCAATCGCAGGTTGGGTCGCAGGCATTGGCGGGTAGCGGCAGGAATGACAAATGCAACCGAACGTTGGCGCATGTGTTTTCTACCATCCCTCTTTCCAACTACTCACGAATCGACGAGTGTTCGGCGGTCGCAAACCCTCGTATTCGCCAATGTCGTGTTCAGGTCATGAAAAACCCCGGTTTAGCATTGTCTGCCAAACCGGGGTTTAATGGAGCAATGTCAACATTGTTTGAAATGCAAGAGTGACAACCGTTCAGTGCAACGAACGCAATCTTAGCCAGTACGACGTCGCCAAATCTCACCTATGGCTCTTCAGATTCAAAAGTTAACGTCGTCACATCGACTCGCAGTTCCTCAAGTCGCTTCGCAACGTCAGCCGGCATCTCTTTTTCAAATCGTCCTCCGATCTGCTCCGCTAGAAATGCCTCAATCTCCGCGTACATTGCCATCCGGTTAACGGGTTTAGCGAATCCATGTCCCTCATCGTCCGCCAACAAGTAATCGACCTCATGACCTCGATCGCGAAGTGCGATGGCAATCTGATCAGCTTCCGCTTGTTTCACTCTCGGATCATTCGCTCCCTGGACAATGAGTAGTGGTCGTGAAATCTTCTCGGCGCTAAAGAGCGGACTCGCTTCTCTGATTCGCTGCTTTCCCTCTTCGGTCGCAGGATCTCCAACCATGCCGTAAAGGAAGGCACGTCCAGCCTCCCAGTAAGGCGGAATCGAATCGAGTAATGTGAAGATGTTGCTCGGTCCAACGATGTCGACACCACAAGCATAAAGCTCCGGCGTGAAAGCGAGTCCCGCCAGCGTGGCGTAGCCGCCGTAGCTGCCACCCATGATAGCAACGCGATCCTTGTCCGCGATTCCCTTCTCGATCAAGTATTTCACTCCCCAAGTGATGTCGTCCTGCATCAGCTTCCCCCATTGCAGGTCACCAGCGTTGAGAAACTTCTTACCATAGCCGCCGCTGGCACGGAAATTTGGCTGCAATACCGCGTATCCCCGATTGGCGAGGAACTGAACCTGCGCGTCATAGCCCCAAGTATCGCGAGGTCCTTTTGGACCTCCGTGAACCAGCACGACAACCGGCAAGTTTTTCGGTTCCACGCCAGTGGGTAGCGTCAAATAGGCTGGAATCTCCAAACCGTCGCTGCTTGCATAGCGAATTGGAGTCATTGGTGCGAGATATTCTTCGACCTTCTTCAGTTCGGGTCGCGGTGTGTACTGATGAATGAGTTCGCGTGTTTTCGCGTCGAAGTACCACGCTTCTGCCGCGTACTTGTCGCCATATACGGCGATCAAGAATTTGCTGTAGTCGTTGGTTGAACTCTGGAAGGCTATTTCCCGTCCAGGGAACTTCTCCTGGAGAAACTTGTAGTTGGATTCCCAGGTCTTATCCCGCCAGTAGTTGCGGGTCTTATCGTCGGTGTATGAAGTAGAAATGATTTCATGAGTGTTGCGATCCAATCGAATTCCACCGAAATCAACCGACTTCTCTGGGTCGCTTTCAAATAACTCTAGTTCCATCGTTTCCGGATTCATCTTGAATAGAGTCATCAAGTCGAGGTCACCTTTATTGGTGGCCAAGTAGATGTTCTTATTCTGAGGGTCCCAACCATGGACGGTTGCATCTTCCGTAACGGAAGTTTCATAGATCGGAACGAGATCGTCGCCGTCTTTTCGTAACAAGGTCGTATTGCCCGCCGGATCCGTTCGACTAAGCAAACGGAGATTGTCGTCCCAGTCGAATTCGTAACCGGTTATGCGTTCGTCGTTTTTATAGACTAAAGTCAATTTGCCCGTCGAAATCTCGAGTTGATAGAGATCGTGCCAAGCCTTATCTCGATCATTCAGCCCCACCCAAAGGAGGTCGGGATTGTTGTGACTGGCGTGCATCATCCGCGCAGTAACATCGTCCATGGGCGTCAGATTGCGGGCATTAGGCGTCTCTCTATCCCCCTCTGGTTTCTCATTCGGATCAACGGCGAACAGATTCATGTTCTCGTCTCCCCCTGAGTCTTTTACGAACAGGATGTACTTTCCATCTTCGGTCCAGGTATACCCATACAAAGGCCGACTGCTATCGGTCAACGGGCGAGCCTTGTCGAAAGGCTCTGCGAACTCCTTCACCCACACATTCATGATCCCTTTGTACGGCTTCATGAACGAAATGTACTTACCGTCGGGACTCAATTGGCCGCCAGAAATTTGCGGATTCCCAAAAAAGAGCTCCCGATCCAATAGCGGCGCTTCAGCCGCATGTGCCGTTGATAATGAGAAGTTAGTTTGCATACAGCAGGCCAATAAGGTTGACGCCAATACGGCGATTAATGTTTTGTTCATCAATGAAATCCCAGAGTAGGCGTTATGCAGTGAACAGCATCATTTCGGTAAAATCAGCCAAGTCGATCTCCCGGGACAACGGAACCGCGGTGCACCGCTCGGATAACCAAGACGATCCTAACCGTAATTATCGATAAACTGACTACCCGAAGACCTTAGATATATTAGCATCCTCTTTGCTTCTGGCGATGCCTACGACAGATGCTCTTCTCTAACTCGCTTCCAGCGCAACGATTACAGAGACTCGATTCAATCCGATCTGTCGTAGAGCGTCCAGAGGAGATTGAATCGATGGGCCCGACGAGCGATGCTAAAAACCCAGCGGCAGGCTGGATATCGTTACTTCGCTTCGAATCACACCACTACGCGGTGACAGCTGAAAGGGGCGCGAGGAGCTGCGATTAATTCATTTCTTCCCTCTTAGGCTGTCTGCTATTACTTCTTGCCAGAAGTCTATTTGTTCGTTGTTCCGAAAGGACGCGATTGACGAGTGTCAACAGCTTCTTCAGAGCATGGTTCCACAATACTTGCAGTAGCGAGCGTCGGCTTCGTGTCCTTCTGCCATACAGTTGTCGCACACGCGCACTGTCATGTTCTTCTTAGCGGCCTGGGCGAATTCAGCTGAAACAATCCCCGTCGGCACGATAATCATGCAGTAGCCCAGGAGCATCATGCACGCCGCGAGTGCCTTGCCAAGAGCGGTCGTTGGCGAGACGTCGCCGTAACCTACGGTCGTCATCGTTACGACGGCCCAGTACATGCTTTCGGGTATGGAGCCGAACCCGTTGGACATCGTTTGTCCATCGTCATCAAGTCGACCTCCTTCAATCAGGTGCATTGCCGAACCGACAATGACTACTGAAATTACCACGAACGACAAGAACACGGCAATCTTAGCGCGAGCCGCCCAAATAGCATCTCGCAACGCTTCAGCTTCAGATAGCATGTGGGCCAGCTTGAAGATTCGAAACGCCCGCAAAAGACGCAGGGCACGAATCGTCGTAAGCCGCTGCGTCTCGGCATCGGTCATGATCGGCAGAGCGATTAGATAGGTCGGCAAAATTGCGAGAAGGTCGACGATGCCATAGAAACTGAAAACATACCGTAGTGGGCGAGGGACACAAGCGATTCGAACAACATACTCCACCGTGAATAGAGCCGTGAAAAACCACTCCGCACCGACAAGCAGGGTGCCATATTCGTGCCGAATCGACTCGACGCTCTCGAGCATGATTACCATGACACTGAGCACAATGGCTACAAGCAGTATGACATCGAATAGTACGCCGGCCGGAGTATCGGCTTCAAACACGACCTCATAAATCTGCTGTCGCCACGTGCGTGCGTCATCCGGATCGCTTTTGACGACGTTGCGTTCTAGATTCATTTCCGCAAGTCCTTACAAATTCTCTTCGCTTCCTACGCTAGCAAAACGCGATTCAGCCCAGATGATTGAGATCTTCATTGCGCTGCTCGAAGGCCCAAGCAGCCCCATACTCGTTACGTGATCTGCCTGCCGGACCATGCGACGATTCCACGAACAATACCCACGTAAGCCTACCACACGACCGATCTTCATTGGAGAACGAGATGCCGCTTCTCTTAGAGCAGCCTCAGTGTGAATGGATTGTGCTTATGACTCTCCCCGTTTTGCTGATTCAACGTGGACATAGCGACCTGGGTTCTCTTTCGACCTAATGAGGAGCCTATCGCCACATTCGCAGTTACCCATGCCGCGCACGAAATCTATTGGCTTCTCAAGCCACATTTAGCCTCCCAAGACGCCGTTTCAATTCACCGATAGAAGCAATGTCGAATAGAAGCACATGGGACGACGCGTCTTCTAACCGCCCCGGTAACGAGAAGTGAGCCAACTTCGAGCGAATTCACGTTCGGACCAACCAATTCGTAACTAATAGTGTCTTGACTGGAGCTACTGAGCTCGCTCCCCGGTGGACCACCATTTCTGGAACAGAGATAAAGTTAAAGACGGACTTGCCTCACCCGGAACGAATTCTGCAAACATTATTGACAAGTTTCGATATCCAACTAAGCTTTATGCATCCCACGAGGGATTCCTTTCCC from Blastopirellula marina encodes the following:
- a CDS encoding sodium:solute symporter, whose protein sequence is MTWPDYAVLLGYFVVMIVIGIISARSIKGQEDYFMGGRGFGKILQTFAAFGAGTGSSDPVNTGRTTFTSGLSGMWSVMYWLFVTPFYWITSVWYRRMRHLTLGDWFVERYESKALGAAYCVFGLLFFMVYGSMLFSAIGKVAAPLANINAIAVGETEIPIEYILVPIIGVVVLAYGVLGGLRAAYYTDLIQGICIILLSIMLIPFGLHALVEQFGDPSQDNLLAGFRILHEQLPKEHFDLVGSSSMSEFPWYRVVAIVLINLMGIVVQPHFIATGGGSAKSEWDARVGLVVGNFLKRFCTVGWMLTALIALALFAGHPELAGDPDKTWGIASRELLSPGLTGLMVACLLAALMSSIDAYMIVGSGLVVRNLYAAYVNEDATEQECVRVGRLTGSVIVAGAVLISLLMMDVFEQLQLTWVLAVLFAAPFWVGMYWRRATTSAAWITLAYCAIVFFIAPNLLPLVPGVRTAASYTVTNDILETTTTRPAAPSDVARRNLDIELWRDQHQQVKQQLAIAKGENDAAKIARLEQQEELLESEGPQELAVGDQMTEVTRTGGQPIFWSGRVSPIDENGDPIEDIQLTLVKEQRLDENSTQKIMRYPEDIRLLASGNFKLDLLLFQWLGVDLRSKSNAAIDTLSLLPKMAAPLLVMILFSLFTRRNTKTGLDRYYAKMNTPVDPDHERDQKNLAAAMKDPSAIERHKIIPGSDLEFYWPSRLDLVGFIICVAVCCGIIAIAGWVAGIGG
- a CDS encoding S9 family peptidase, whose translation is MNKTLIAVLASTLLACCMQTNFSLSTAHAAEAPLLDRELFFGNPQISGGQLSPDGKYISFMKPYKGIMNVWVKEFAEPFDKARPLTDSSRPLYGYTWTEDGKYILFVKDSGGDENMNLFAVDPNEKPEGDRETPNARNLTPMDDVTARMMHASHNNPDLLWVGLNDRDKAWHDLYQLEISTGKLTLVYKNDERITGYEFDWDDNLRLLSRTDPAGNTTLLRKDGDDLVPIYETSVTEDATVHGWDPQNKNIYLATNKGDLDLMTLFKMNPETMELELFESDPEKSVDFGGIRLDRNTHEIISTSYTDDKTRNYWRDKTWESNYKFLQEKFPGREIAFQSSTNDYSKFLIAVYGDKYAAEAWYFDAKTRELIHQYTPRPELKKVEEYLAPMTPIRYASSDGLEIPAYLTLPTGVEPKNLPVVVLVHGGPKGPRDTWGYDAQVQFLANRGYAVLQPNFRASGGYGKKFLNAGDLQWGKLMQDDITWGVKYLIEKGIADKDRVAIMGGSYGGYATLAGLAFTPELYACGVDIVGPSNIFTLLDSIPPYWEAGRAFLYGMVGDPATEEGKQRIREASPLFSAEKISRPLLIVQGANDPRVKQAEADQIAIALRDRGHEVDYLLADDEGHGFAKPVNRMAMYAEIEAFLAEQIGGRFEKEMPADVAKRLEELRVDVTTLTFESEEP
- a CDS encoding ion transporter, whose protein sequence is MNLERNVVKSDPDDARTWRQQIYEVVFEADTPAGVLFDVILLVAIVLSVMVIMLESVESIRHEYGTLLVGAEWFFTALFTVEYVVRIACVPRPLRYVFSFYGIVDLLAILPTYLIALPIMTDAETQRLTTIRALRLLRAFRIFKLAHMLSEAEALRDAIWAARAKIAVFLSFVVISVVIVGSAMHLIEGGRLDDDGQTMSNGFGSIPESMYWAVVTMTTVGYGDVSPTTALGKALAACMMLLGYCMIIVPTGIVSAEFAQAAKKNMTVRVCDNCMAEGHEADARYCKYCGTML